Genomic DNA from Vespula vulgaris chromosome 5, iyVesVulg1.1, whole genome shotgun sequence:
GAAACTttggatatacatatatgtgtatgtatgtatatatgtatgtacatgatatatatatgtttaatatatatatatatgtaatttatttaattatatgctataattcatatatatatatatatatatatatatatatatatatatacgtacttatatatgtaatttgttatatatacatacataatatgtaatattttatatataattatgtatgtatgtgattgtgtgtgtatatatacatacatatatatatatatatatatatatataatacttaccCAAGGATTGCGAACATCGCACAGCTATGTTGAATGAATTTTATGAACATGGTATCCACTGCAATTATTATGAGAATATGTGCGATAACGCATATATAACAATGGAtcagtataatataataatgttttttaacATCGATCAGAGAGAGGTAATCCACTTCGAAAGGTACAATCGATTTATCACTTGTTTCTGAATCTTCAGTTATGATTTTGAATATAGGAAACATAATAAATGTTAACGATGTCATTATCATGCAACCTATGTGaatgtacatatctatgtaaacATAGAAtcaacgtataaatataaaaattgtgatataatatattttaaattacatgCGTAAATTAAAGTTAATTGTCTACCACGTTCACTGTAACTTCGTAAAAttcgaatttcttcttctccggTGATCAAGTTccaatttttaatcattttcaaaagtAACGTTTTAATCTGTAACTTCGATTGTGATCGGAACGATCACAGAACAAcgtattttataatcttaataaataaatagacggataggtgcatatatacatacattcttaGCGTGATAAACCATATTAATCACTTTAACACCACACCCTATGGCTACTGTCATTGTCGGTATACACTTCAAAATGTTAATCGTATCGATTCGAGTTAATTTTATAGCAGCGAAAAGCTATTCGTAATTCGTGAAAGAACGTTTAAgtgaaaattgttaataagtTTTTATGAAACTTGTCAagacaatgaaattattattattttacctgCGGAATTAAGATACTTTCTGCTATTACAAAGCTCATAGTTAAGCAAACAATTTTTGAGAAGATCGATTGATAGGGCCATAATccaataatttgtaaaaatcttACGTTGATATGATAATAGTACGTATGAAAAAATTCGTTAGGTATTTCCGTCATCGTTGGTAGACTGACTATAGaattagattttctttctaatagtCTTGTCTCCTACTATGTAAGAATTAAAGATTCTCTCGCTAAGGTCTTTCCGTCATCGATTATTTCAAAACGGAAAGAATTATACCTCTAACAGGAAGATTTTGCATATTTAAATCAAAAGAGTCTCCGACTTTCTTTAGAACATTTCTAATGCCTTTTATATATGCGAAGTTAATTTGAAGTAACGTTTATTGAAGTATAATCAATAGTCTCAAAGATTTTGCGttaatttattctcttttattcgtcCGTATTGTAGTCGACTATGAAAGAAGCTTTTGTATGACACGtcaagaaaatcgaaagaaggaCTAGAAAGAGAACATgaagatagaaataagaaaaagaaatagagaagagagaaagaaagggagagaaagagaaagagggtgaaaaagaggaagagagagtgagagaaagagggtgaaagagagagagagagagagagagagggagagagtgaaagaaagagggtgaaagagaaggacagagaaagagagagatagatttaTAGATCGAAGAATATAAGAATGATacgaagaaatataagaaaattgaaCTATCTTTAGAAACGTAATGTACCTAACTATATTTTATCacagttattttatttatttattagttatatAATCTGCTATCTCTCACAATCGAAATAGATTATTCTATTTACTATTTGCTATTTCGCATGTAATAATTCAATGCATTGATTGCAATACGGTGAAATAAGACATCGCCGTTCGTAATAACtttgagtaaaaaaaaaaaagaaaaagatggataaTTTAAATTCGTTGATTTCTTATATAAGACCAAGCTATATTCAAATACAAAATCTTACCGAACTGAATGTTTCTATGGAGAAAGTCATTAAATTCATTGCTGTTATCTCGCATGGTTTCAAAGATCTAATTATGATTAAGGTAAGAATTTTCTTGCAACGAGTTGAAGTATAGTACCAATGTCCTTGATTCctgaaattattcaatatttaaaaagaaatatttatattttatttataatatttatatatatacatatatatatgtatataatgataatgaaatatttattttaaatataaatataaatattatatatttatatataaatatatatatatatatctaaatgttttaatattaatatatattttaattctaaatatataaatgtaatgtatatataaaatataaatattttacttaatgtattatatatattttatataatatatcagaaGTATTATTAAAGTTTTGTATACATATTCTATAAGATctattttagaatatatatgaaattgtataaatatttattaaaatttaaatagatTTAACGTGACGAATTTAACTCACACGCCCTCGTAAGGCATATTACTACAATTCAATAAGCGCTGTGCTTGCCAGCATTGCCAGAATATTTGTATAAgtatagagataaaaagactGCCGTATCACACAGCTTCATTTATTTGATCGGAATGCATTAGTACCTGTAGAGTGATAAAtagttcatttttattagattaaacagtaatttttgttataacaaaaataatttttctaattacatataatatttattttatcgttttaccTGAGTACCAGAAACGGCTAAAATTAACACGAATAATCccaagttaaataaataactaaccGAGAATGATCCATCTATGAACTCggaaaatctataaaattgtaatttcaaattgaattgaaaaaagacaaaataatttaatattgataCGAACTCTATAACTTTAATATGTTTTCGTAGACAATCTCAAATTCAAAgcaatatgataattattatcatcgaccCTTTTAATATTCAGATCAACGTCCAAACGTTCTTCATTGCCAATATGTTCCAATTGATATCTGAAAAAACTTGTTAAATTTTACTAgctgttaattattaattaagagaaggatatatttgatatatgtatatatatatatatttttcaattattgaaaaaaagattttaactttttaagttacaatatcaattaatcatattgtaatatattgtatCAAAAAAGttgttacaagaaaaaaaaataaaaaattatcgattcaTAAAAGAGCCGTTTGATATAACGTTTTGAAATAAATGGCACTTCTAaagaatgtttatattttcgattagTCTTCTATATAAACAGGATCATCAGATACTTACCCGATTACGGAAAATAATCCACAGGCGTGTTGAATAAACGagatgtatattaaatttatggaAGATAAAATGAGCATATGGGAAAATACGGAAACGTAACAATGAAATAGTAtctcgtaataatatttttctatatcgatGCCATATCGCACGCGATACGGAACAGTAGAGATTATATTTGTTGAATTATCAGAATTGAAGCTCAGCACGATTGATTGCAGCAAAAACATGAAGCCGGTAAATGACGCGTGAACtgtaacaaaatgaaaaataagaaaaaataagtaaactCAATTTTAGTTTGACCTATTCtccattaatattataatacttttttttctcctattcATCGGAGAATTAAATAGGAGCTCTGCATGgtttaatcttcttcttttatatttaagagCACTAGACACGCGCAATGGTACATGTTTTCAGTACACCTGCTGTTTGAATTTTATCATGTTTGTTTGGATATAGATTTAGtgttttcgtttgtttgtatataattgtatatatgtttgtttgtttgtcgtATATCTATGaactctttgtctctttcgttCATGTTTATTGTTAGTTTTTCTTTACATGATTTGGAGTATAGCTTATAGAATTCTGTGAATTCCGTTTGTTTTTATAGGTATACGTTTTCTAGATCGATATAAGCCCATTTTATTGTTCCAAATGAACTAATCATTAATACTATTaagtataaatttcttattttgaaTACTAAATTTTTAgctataatttttgttctaaaCGTTACTGCGAATCTAGTTCCATACTATGGCCTCAGATGTTCTTTAATGTCTATACGGTGTGttatcgtgtttttttttttgaaaactgggatatttttatgtttcaggtTTTTTCATCAAATATGTTGTAGTGTTTGTGTTTCATTTTTAGTTCATTTGTTTTTCTGAAtgtgtaattattatcattattattacagtaATCGTATCGTTTATTATCTTACATAAGTAAACGAAAGCTAACTTTTGTCCTTGAACGGTAAACGCCTTCAATAGCTCAATTTCCGCATTCGAAGATAAATCTTGCCAATCCTCAGCGATTCTATCGATACATTTCTTCTGTGTACATTCCATGGGAGAATTATTAAcgacataattattattgaaatgatTTATGTGAATCACATACCTTTTCCGAATTGAATAGAAGGCCTATGAATTTTATTCCAACAATGATGGATATCAATAAATTAGGTATACAATCCATCACTTCGTTTAAATCTGTTCGAATTTGTATTACCTCTATTAActagattgaaaaaaaattagtacaTTTCAACAGAgagattttctatttttttgttgttaatttgtctttttttcattctcataTATCTTTACTGatgattgtatatatatattatatattatatattacacacacacgcacgcatacgTACACAGCTCGCACGCAAATGTGTAAATACCTGTCCAACGAGTATCCCTTCGCTTAAGAATATTGtcatcgttataaaaaaatatttagcgAAAAACGATTGATAAGGCCAGAGACCGCATATACGCATAAAGAATTGTAAAAGTTTGTAATACTCTTTGTAATCGCCTTTGTGATAGAAATCCGACGACTTCATGTTCTTCCTACCGTGtgtattacaatattaaatcttttctttgatcttttcttttttttagatgaTAATAAGTAATTCTCTTTTGGGTGACAAAGGGATTGCtataagagataaaagagactTATAATAGTAACCTCGGCCTATTAAAACTTCCTgcattgttaataattaattattggcGGTGTTACGTTAGAAAATAGAGTTTATGCTACGTAGAACAGAAAGGACTTGCGCGTTTACTTTGACAAATTCcatgtaatatattctttgtCCAATTTTTAAGCTTAGAATTTATTAGAAGCTAAGGAATCAATTTTAAGCAGTTATTTTGATTTAGTTGATGAAATCAACGTTCAGAGAGAGGTTATCGACGGAAAGTTCAATATTACGATAATTTAAAGCTATTTCAAGATTAATGTCtggttattaataaaatgatatacgtaataatttttattttcgcaaATAGTACTTCTGTTCGTAGTCATCAATTAAAGAAGTTTAAAAAATCGGGTaagaagttaaaaataaaatgattttgatataaatgtctttcaacaaagaaaaaatatattactaataatattgtaatattcataatgacatgtgttaattaatatttaaatgcatgTATGATATaagcaaaataaaaggaagatttTTGATATGTTTTATCATCACTTTGTCCTAGTAGAATATTAActcaataaaaatagtaagtaatttctttttttttaattaataatattttgtttagatCGTACAAGCTATTATCACGTGCATTTCGTTAttcattcgaaaataaattaaaatctataaagaatgattattgaaaggaaatatatttctaaaaaagaaagagaaaaaaaaatatgttaacaACACATTGTAAAAGTAAGCAGCATGCGATTGTTTATTTCCCATTGTTTCTATGCTTCCTGATAATACAGGAATATTTACTacagtaataataagaatatgatAAAAGTATAAGTACCAAAAGGATTATGGTGCACATCTCTgtagattatttataattgtttgttcttatttttcttatttcgccAATTTCAAAGATTCATAAATTTTGTTGCATTTGATTTGTGTACACATATCGGACATAAATGTAGAGACATGCCTTTCTTTGTCCTTCTGTTTCTCAGTCTCATATATAGTCACTAAAGTCATTTTGGGATCCACATTATACAgtgcatatgtacataaatcctgtaaaaaaattttatgttttcattgataaatattttaaagataaaaatacagcaagaaaattatcaattaaCCCTTAAACTCTTagcataaattattttatccatAGTAAGAAGTTCTGCATAACGTTCTCTTATCTTGTTTTGTATATTATCCCAATGGATTAATGGTTTTTGAGTAAATGcctaaaaatatgattatattgtaagaaaattatattttataatttatacttttttttttacatacaattattttatacttacatatgGACAACTAACAACAACTGTGAAGTCTTCGGATACTTCAGATTTCCTACCGGAATGCCTATAACCTGGTCCTGAATCTTTCATTCCTCTAGAATCAAATACTATTAAAACAGCTACTACATCGTGTTTACGTTGAAAACTTTGAATTCTGAAATACATGAAAAGTATTGAAGAATATACCAATAGTTTGAATTTACTAActattaaattcataatttacTTGTGATAATAATCCACACTTTGTTTACTCATTATACTTCTCATTTCTCCTGGAGTAGCTTGTTGGCTCAGTGttgtatgaaaatataaagaacatTTTGCTAATATggcattttttaattttactaacCACTGATACAATGCTGGCTGTTGATTAGCTTTAAGAAATGTAGCGCCAAAGCCCAATTTCCATGACTAGAAGTATCTACAGTTATTATAGAAAGGTTATTAACAGTACACATAAAATAACAAGTACAAACCTCTTTGCTTTGTAAAGTTCTTTCCCATGCTGACATTCGTGTCTGTGCTCCAAAAAGTGCCATAAGAGTAGGTAAAAATCTCCAGTGTTGTATTTCTATATGCGCTTCTGTTAGTTGAACCAATATTTCACATTCCaaactaataaataaagttaaataatataaaatgaactatcttttctttcatataggAAAAGACATAGTACATGTTGTTCTTACGTCAAAGTTGTTTTTATAGCCGTTAGTGCCAAATGAGAACAAGACAAAGAATGTGTTTGTACTATTGTATTAATAGATTGTAATAATTCTTGATATTTCATTACTTTGTTGTTAATGCTCATACTGTGCATTTTTTCGTAGCTAAAACATAACATTTCTATATAagatttaatgtaataaaatatgtaaatatcatACTAACAAATCTATTAACTGGATCCTTGCAACAATGAATTGATAAAGTTGACTAGAAACCTCTGCAACTATAGCACCGATGGCATTTGTTCCTCTTGTCATTTCTTCTAACCTTCGAAGATCTGATTTTAATGATTCATAGACAGTTTTTAAGGAATTCTAAGGAACAGAGCTAAATGAGTATTTTCCATTAATGTTTTGtgaaaaacataattatttatatattcttaagaaaaaatatatattttaataatatttttttcatagattacataaaatatatacatctttcCTCAGGAAGCCTTTGTTTTTAGTGTGAAGAAAACCAAGATCTGCATAAGAGCGCTCTGTAAATGCTATTTGTGGTAATGTCATCAACAACATTCCCCATGGACCCATTTGTGTTTGTCTGCATgattctcgttctttctcctagagattttatatactataaatatatcctCATTAAATGTATTCATAGCATACAATGgcaataaaagaaatggaaactACTTACAACAAGTTCTTTTGCTTTATCTGAGCATAACTGTGTTACTtgagtaaaaaaattatttagaaattccTCTTCATGatccattttctattttcatatatatcaaCTATAGAAGAGGAAcagaatatttattcaatcttCTACATATtggcatacatatatatatgtacacacacacacgcatatacatatattttatattatatatagctaTTTCATTCCTTTAGAGTATTTATCATATCACAGATAAAACTTTCTTGTAGAATGTCATCagaatcatatattttatgttatagtTGGTTAAGAAATGATTCGATTTTATCTACTGTAGTTAATAATATACTTGAGGAAATGTCTGTTAATAACTAGTATTGCCATCTTTCGGTGAAAGAAGTAATGTTATACGAAGTTTTAATTTCTGATAGAATTAACAACTACCGCTATCAGTCGgtaaatcattatatttttatctctttacgTCGAGAATAAATTCAtaggataaaaattttattccttaTACATCAAATTcaaacatattaaatatttgataaatattcgaatattctAATAACATGTTTTTTCTACGAAgcatgagaaaaaaaattactatgtAAATGATCACAATCGTAGATTCTATAGTATGTTTTATACGCTTGTCCATTCTTTAAGCGAATTGTATATACTCTTTATAATGGTGAAGTACGTTATTTTGATCTATTACTTATATCTAAAGGGAATACATAATGAATATATGTGCATGCATACAATTGCTTCGATATTGCAGACCCGATTACTCATTGTATTTCATTACAATTTCAAGAAAATCCGAAATACGCCGAAATGCACAAAATTCGGTATTAATATCTCCTTTATAACAGATATCTAATGAACGTCTTCGGCTAATGGCCATTTCAGAATACTCTAAAATGATTTTTGATCACTATTGTATTCTATTATTGCAGCGCAGTTAATTTTCCaggtaaaaatattgattttaatcaaataaagttataacaggggtgagagagagagagagagagagagagagagagagagagagagagagagagagagagagagagattacatAGGAACAATTTTCACTAAagatcttttataattttttcaaaatttttttacaagatattatttgttatacaaTTTACATGAAATCTAGactatcaatttatataaattttaggGCAATGGTTTGACTTGTGCTATAATTGATATGGATGACTTCATAAAGAATATAGCTTTCTTTGTCATCAATCTTATATGTTTagcaaaatatattaattttgcttATAATTTGAAGCAACtactttcaatataaaaagtatgcatatttagtatatatcagtattatatatttatgtatttagataaaatatataatatataatgtatattggGGTaccctatatatattatatattatataacatatttacgtgtatatatatatatatatatatatatatatatatattatattattaatatacatatataatattatacacttatacatatatatatacacatgtatataatattacacacacacacacacataataaattatgacATAGATGAAGGATTTATTTATGACGATGTAGAAGAATTAGAGGTTTTATGTGCAATACGAGTGTGGACGTAATATTCTCTTCAATATCACGAATTAGCAAAATCAGTTACTTTTGAATACACtggttgaaatttttataaataatatttcctttttgtttcattaggaaaatcaaaaacaatattttttattatgttgtCTTATAGTTAGTGTATATGGTGCAATGATACCGTTCATGTTGGTACCAACCTTATTAAACGTGTTCAATGCTTTGGAAATCCTTAATATGATTGatgattaatctttattatttcgagttaattatttcgttgatttggaaacttattattatcttctattAAAACATTCTTATTTTGCTACGTAGGATATATCACGATTGTCGTTGCAAGTGATATGATTAATATACTGTACGTTCAACATGCTAGTGCATTATATGCAATTTTAGGATGacagttttattaaataacttgATTCTTTCAAATTAGACTGTCACGCAGTTACATACGTTAGATGTAGCTTTAAGATTCACGgttttacattaattttaacATTTGTTGTTTGTAGAGTTGGCCAGGACAGCAATTGACTGATCATACCGATTGAATTAGTCAATATGTATAAGCGACTAtgtacattataaaaaaaaaactatacttaatgaaaaaatatatattaaataacaaaaaatgcaAATGACATttcaatacaaaaatatataagttagCCGATTTTTATtacgcgaaaaaaaaattattcttaaaaatatgCACAAATGTGTACCCaaaatatatcctttttttatcctttttaaagaattataattacttttttatatttgaataccAAAAGAAAATGGTATCAAACTTCTTTACCCACTAGAACAGACTTGAAAATCATGCTAATAAGAGGTTTAAAACTAATTCAATTAACCGCTGGAAAATTATATGTTCTACTATACGAACTTTAGTAAAGATGGATCTTgtacaaatgaaattaatcggcgaaatgattattttgtgtcgataatgaaattttaaacatGGTTGTTTATTTCAAGATCGtgggaattttcttttcatattatttgGTTTTATGCTTCGTACAataatcattgaaatataCGAATGACCAcggaaacatatttttaattgcattttacCGTAGATcaatagatagaaaattatgatCGTATCGTTAAATATGTGCGCGTGCGTTCGTAGTTATAAATATAAGCATTAAGcgttattaataaagaaaaatgtttttctttctttttctacttttacaattatcatcgtcatctcCAAAGCTCGAATCAGAAGACAAgagaaatcattgaaaatagaGCAGCAACAAGGatactttattttctaaaataattaccAAACAGTAATCTCTTCGTTTAATGTCCTCAGACTAGATGAAAAATCATCGATTGTCTTCATCCACGAATTTCAAGTCGACTAGTTCTAAATCGATATTCGAACTacgtaaaaagtaaaatacgtaaataagtaaagagagagtgagagagagggagagatagagtgaaagatagattgatagatcgaagaatataagaaaatgagcgaagaatataagaatgatatgaagaaatataaaagaattgaaCTATCTTCAGAAagctaaatatattttatcacagtcattttatttatttattaattatataatttgctATCTTTCACAATCGAAAAAGATTATTCTACTTACTATTTACTATTGTGGATGTAATATGTTCGCATGTAATAATTCAATTCATTGATTGTAATACGGTGAAGTAAGACATCGATGTCCGTAATACctgtaagtaaaaaaaaaaaaatggaaaagtttAAATTCGTTCATTTCTTGTATAAGACCATGTACAAGGTATTACCGAACTGAACGTTTCTATGGAGAAAGTCAATAAATTCATTGCTGTTATCTCGCATGGTTTCGAAGATCTAATCATGATCAAGGCAAGTGTTTTCTTGCAACGAGTTGAAGTATAGTACCAATATCCTTGATTCCTGAAATGATTGaatattaagaaagaaatattt
This window encodes:
- the LOC127063988 gene encoding KICSTOR subunit 2-like, whose translation is MDHEEEFLNNFFTQVTQLCSDKAKELVEKERESCRQTQMGPWGMLLMTLPQIAFTERSYADLGFLHTKNKGFLRKDNSLKTVYESLKSDLRRLEEMTRGTNAIGAIVAEVSSQLYQFIVARIQLIDFYEKMHSMSINNKVMKYQELLQSINTIVQTHSLSCSHLALTAIKTTLTLECEILVQLTEAHIEIQHWRFLPTLMALFGAQTRMSAWERTLQSKESWKLGFGATFLKANQQPALYQWLVKLKNAILAKCSLYFHTTLSQQATPGEMRSIMSKQSVDYYHKIQSFQRKHDVVAVLIVFDSRGMKDSGPGYRHSGRKSEVSEDFTVVVSCPYAFTQKPLIHWDNIQNKIRERYAELLTMDKIIYAKSLRDLCTYALYNVDPKMTLVTIYETEKQKDKERHVSTFMSDMCTQIKCNKIYESLKLAK